A DNA window from Rhizobium jaguaris contains the following coding sequences:
- the rplP gene encoding 50S ribosomal protein L16, translating into MLQPKRTKYRKQFKGRIKGVAKGGSDLAFGEFGLKSQEPNRVNAREIEAARRAITRYMKRAGRVWIRVFPDVPVTAKPTEVRMGKGKGSVEYWACKVKPGRMMFEIDGVSEEIAREALRLGAAKLSVKTRFVQRIAE; encoded by the coding sequence ATGTTGCAGCCAAAGCGTACGAAGTACCGCAAGCAATTTAAGGGCCGCATCAAGGGCGTTGCCAAGGGTGGTTCTGACCTCGCGTTCGGCGAATTCGGTCTGAAGTCGCAGGAGCCCAACCGCGTCAACGCTCGTGAGATCGAAGCGGCTCGCCGCGCGATCACGCGCTACATGAAGCGCGCCGGCCGTGTATGGATCCGCGTGTTCCCGGATGTTCCGGTAACCGCAAAGCCGACCGAAGTCCGCATGGGTAAAGGTAAGGGCTCTGTCGAATATTGGGCATGCAAGGTCAAGCCTGGCCGTATGATGTTCGAGATCGATGGTGTGAGCGAGGAAATCGCTCGCGAGGCTCTGCGCCTCGGCGCCGCCAAGCTCTCGGTCAAGACGCGCTTCGTGCAGCGCATTGCAGAGTAA
- the rpmC gene encoding 50S ribosomal protein L29, translated as MKAADVRALSADQLKDELAKLKKEQFNLRFQKATGQLEKSSRINEVRKDIARVKTIARQKAAEAKA; from the coding sequence ATGAAAGCCGCAGATGTTCGCGCCCTGAGCGCCGACCAACTCAAGGACGAGCTTGCCAAGCTGAAGAAGGAGCAGTTCAATCTGCGCTTTCAGAAGGCGACCGGCCAGCTTGAAAAGTCCTCGCGCATCAACGAAGTCCGCAAGGACATCGCTCGCGTGAAAACCATTGCCCGCCAGAAGGCGGCAGAAGCAAAGGCCTAA
- the rpsQ gene encoding 30S ribosomal protein S17 codes for MPKRILQGVVVSDKNEKTVVVRVERRFAHPLLQKTVRRSKKYKAHDENNQYKVGDVVSIEECAPISKDKTWTVVSAQTK; via the coding sequence ATGCCGAAGCGCATTCTGCAGGGCGTCGTGGTCAGCGACAAGAACGAGAAGACGGTAGTTGTCCGCGTTGAGCGTCGTTTCGCTCACCCGCTGCTCCAGAAGACCGTTCGTCGTTCCAAGAAGTACAAGGCTCACGACGAAAACAATCAGTACAAGGTCGGCGACGTCGTTTCCATCGAGGAATGCGCACCGATCTCCAAGGACAAGACCTGGACGGTCGTTTCCGCCCAGACCAAGTAA